The Phycisphaerae bacterium RAS1 genome includes a region encoding these proteins:
- the pleD_2 gene encoding Response regulator PleD — protein MVEHKTDRPEAGPPRDDSVLVIEVPQKDAPIATIGRKDEGSNRARMAASRRHLRLGTRLDPFAIDLCIIEDDADQRRQLVRLLRKQYGVIEADGGAAGLVLVRERRPRIVLCDLLMSDMDGIEVCRQIRADPHVAGTYVIILTGCGERATKHLALNTGADDYLVKPFDFDELLARLRNGVRVSRLQERLQRAALTDGLTGMWNYAHFRHLLDREYSRVQRYGGTVSLLMIDLDHFKAINDTYGHECGNAVLISTAQHLTRLVRDIDVVARYGGEEFSVVCPRTNLDEAAALADRIVQTLPQEVRVADVPQLVVTASVGVVSSGDPGVGSVSDLINLGDQALYTGKRLGRNRVTRSDEVESGGDTPVLMQSCEIDRLRKQVAQLSLQSKELCLQSVWALVQALEARDRYSASHSRNATTYATWLVEAAGWPEALRAATANAAMLHDLGKIGVPDSLLQKIDPLTPEEAALVRQVPLITCRILEPLRMFETEILMIRHIRERYDGDGYPDRLKGTSIPIGSRLLTVVEAFDAMTTDRAYRSHRTIEQAVAEIKAQAGAQFDPQFADLLARDAREHYSRWHARVLASRVQNAERREPVAVG, from the coding sequence GTGGTGGAACACAAAACAGACCGGCCGGAGGCCGGTCCCCCAAGGGACGACTCCGTACTCGTCATTGAAGTCCCTCAAAAGGATGCACCGATCGCGACGATAGGCAGGAAAGACGAAGGCTCGAACCGGGCGCGCATGGCGGCGTCCCGGCGACATCTGCGATTAGGAACGCGCTTGGATCCCTTCGCGATCGACCTTTGCATCATCGAAGATGACGCGGATCAGCGCCGCCAGCTCGTGCGCCTGCTGCGAAAGCAGTATGGCGTGATCGAGGCGGACGGCGGCGCCGCGGGTCTGGTGCTGGTGCGCGAGCGCCGGCCGCGGATCGTGCTGTGCGACCTGCTGATGTCGGACATGGACGGCATCGAGGTCTGCCGCCAGATCCGGGCCGATCCGCACGTGGCGGGGACCTATGTGATCATCCTGACCGGCTGCGGCGAGCGCGCCACGAAGCACCTGGCGCTCAATACCGGCGCCGACGACTACCTGGTCAAGCCCTTCGACTTCGATGAACTGCTCGCTCGGCTGCGGAACGGCGTACGCGTGAGCCGGCTGCAGGAGCGCCTGCAACGGGCGGCGCTGACCGACGGTCTGACCGGCATGTGGAACTACGCCCATTTCCGGCACCTGCTGGATCGCGAGTACTCGCGCGTGCAGCGCTACGGGGGGACTGTCTCGCTGTTGATGATCGACCTGGATCACTTCAAGGCGATCAACGATACGTACGGGCACGAGTGCGGAAACGCCGTGCTCATCTCCACGGCGCAGCACCTGACGCGGTTGGTGCGCGACATCGACGTCGTCGCCCGCTACGGCGGGGAGGAATTCAGCGTCGTCTGTCCGAGAACCAACCTGGATGAGGCGGCGGCGCTGGCCGACCGCATCGTGCAGACGCTGCCGCAGGAAGTCCGCGTCGCCGACGTGCCGCAACTGGTGGTGACGGCGTCGGTGGGCGTGGTGTCGAGCGGCGATCCGGGCGTGGGGTCGGTGTCTGATCTAATCAACCTCGGCGACCAGGCGCTGTACACCGGAAAGCGGCTGGGGCGCAACCGCGTGACGCGCTCCGACGAGGTTGAATCCGGCGGCGACACACCGGTACTGATGCAAAGCTGCGAAATCGACCGTTTGCGCAAGCAGGTGGCGCAGCTCAGCCTGCAGTCGAAAGAGCTTTGCCTGCAGAGCGTCTGGGCGCTGGTCCAGGCGCTGGAGGCCCGCGACCGCTACAGCGCGTCGCATTCGCGCAACGCGACGACCTACGCTACGTGGCTGGTCGAAGCGGCCGGATGGCCCGAGGCCCTGCGGGCGGCGACCGCAAACGCCGCGATGTTGCACGATCTCGGCAAGATCGGCGTGCCCGACAGCCTGTTGCAGAAGATCGATCCTCTGACGCCGGAGGAAGCCGCGCTGGTTCGGCAGGTGCCGCTGATTACCTGCCGGATTCTGGAGCCGCTGCGGATGTTCGAGACGGAAATCCTCATGATCCGGCATATCCGGGAGCGTTACGACGGTGACGGCTATCCGGACCGGCTGAAGGGCACGAGCATCCCGATTGGCTCGCGCCTGCTGACCGTCGTGGAGGCGTTCGACGCCATGACGACCGATCGCGCCTACCGCTCGCACCGCACGATTGAACAGGCGGTGGCTGAGATCAAGGCGCAGGCCGGGGCGCAGTTCGACCCGCAGTTCGCCGACCTCCTGGCGCGCGATGCGCGCGAGCATTACAGCCGATGGCATGCGCGGGTGCTGGCGTCGCGGGTGCAGAATGCGGAGCGGCGTGAGCCGGTCGCGGTGGGATAG
- the purM gene encoding Phosphoribosylformylglycinamidine cyclo-ligase yields the protein MPGPTRPIAGEPRRFRLKTPAMRTYKDAGVDIHAGDEMVDRIAPRVRRTYTPRVLPSHGAFAGLFRLDFDDRLFKRNYRDPVLVACTDGVGSKLLIAAAAKRYETVGLDLVAMNVNDLLCCGAEPLFFLDYVAVHKLDPATVATIIEGVAAGCEEAGCALLGGETAELPDLYQPTHFDLAGFAVGVVERRRMLTRTLVRPGDAIVGLFSSGIHSNGYALVRRLLLDEARLPLHKPIRGLDEPLVDALLRPTRIYVKPVHTVLARYRRRGQISGMAHITGSGMPGNIPRMLPPVCDAVINRGSWPIPPIFGLIEQRGVAEKEMYDVFNMGIGFTMTVRSKSAATVVRALEKAGAPAAVIGRVRKGRGQVDFR from the coding sequence ATGCCCGGGCCAACCCGGCCGATTGCTGGAGAACCGCGGCGCTTTCGGCTAAAAACGCCCGCGATGCGAACCTACAAGGACGCCGGCGTCGACATCCACGCCGGCGATGAAATGGTCGACCGGATCGCGCCGCGCGTCCGCCGCACCTACACGCCGCGCGTCCTTCCCAGCCACGGCGCGTTCGCAGGCCTCTTCCGCCTCGACTTTGACGACCGACTCTTCAAACGCAACTACCGCGACCCGGTGCTGGTCGCCTGCACCGACGGCGTCGGCAGCAAGCTGCTGATCGCGGCAGCGGCGAAGCGCTATGAGACCGTCGGCCTCGACCTCGTCGCCATGAACGTGAACGACCTGCTCTGCTGCGGGGCCGAGCCGCTGTTCTTTCTGGATTACGTCGCCGTTCATAAGCTCGACCCCGCCACGGTCGCGACCATCATCGAGGGCGTCGCCGCCGGCTGCGAAGAAGCCGGCTGCGCCCTGCTCGGCGGCGAAACCGCGGAACTGCCCGATCTCTACCAGCCGACGCACTTCGACCTGGCCGGCTTCGCCGTCGGAGTTGTCGAGCGGCGACGGATGCTGACGCGCACGCTGGTTCGCCCGGGCGACGCCATCGTCGGACTATTTTCCAGCGGCATTCACTCCAACGGCTACGCGCTGGTTCGCCGGCTGCTTCTGGACGAGGCCCGTTTGCCGCTCCACAAGCCCATCCGCGGGCTGGATGAGCCGCTCGTCGACGCGCTGCTCCGGCCCACCCGAATCTACGTGAAACCGGTGCACACCGTCCTGGCCCGCTACCGCCGCCGCGGCCAGATTTCCGGCATGGCGCACATCACCGGCAGCGGCATGCCCGGCAACATCCCGCGCATGCTCCCGCCCGTCTGCGACGCCGTCATCAACCGCGGAAGCTGGCCCATCCCGCCGATTTTCGGCCTGATCGAGCAGCGCGGCGTCGCGGAAAAAGAGATGTACGACGTGTTCAACATGGGAATCGGGTTTACAATGACCGTACGGTCGAAGTCAGCCGCGACGGTTGTGCGAGCGCTGGAAAAGGCCGGCGCGCCGGCTGCCGTCATCGGCCGGGTCCGCAAGGGACGCGGACAGGTCGATTTTCGATAG
- the metG_2 gene encoding Methionine--tRNA ligase, whose protein sequence is MADAPGIISFEDFAKVDLRVATVLKAEPHPNADKLLVLHVDLGGEQRQILAGIRAYYAPEQLVGRQIVVVANLAPRMMRGLESQGMLLAASPPDKSSVVILGVEQPVPAGAKVS, encoded by the coding sequence ATGGCGGATGCACCGGGCATTATTTCGTTTGAAGATTTTGCCAAGGTCGACCTGCGCGTCGCCACCGTCCTGAAAGCCGAGCCGCACCCGAACGCCGACAAGCTGCTCGTGCTCCACGTCGATCTGGGTGGCGAGCAGCGCCAGATTCTCGCGGGAATCCGCGCCTACTACGCCCCGGAGCAACTCGTCGGCCGCCAGATCGTTGTGGTCGCGAACCTGGCCCCGCGCATGATGCGCGGGCTGGAAAGCCAGGGCATGCTCCTGGCCGCCTCCCCGCCGGACAAGTCGTCGGTGGTCATCCTGGGCGTCGAGCAGCCCGTGCCGGCCGGGGCGAAGGTCTCCTGA
- the hutI gene encoding Imidazolonepropionase, with protein sequence MTLLVNDIGTLIAVPPGPIPGSRMRSLPELRDAALLIEDGRIAWFGPASQAPAADSSLSAAGGLVIPGLIDCHTHVPFAGDRSGEFVRRVAGESYLSILQSGGGIRVTSAAVRAASRDELVVENLPRLRRMLAEGVTTCECKSGYGLLPEHEIKQLEAVRELNQQQPIELVPTLLGLHSLPPEFDGRGDDYVAHMSSPALLERVSREKLARFADVFCDRGAFNVEQSRRFLSAAAAAGLRVKLHADQLAQIGASRLAAELRAVSADHLEEIDDQGIAGLQSAGVIPVVLPGCTFFLGVPHAPARKLIDAGLPLAIATDCNPGSAMIESLTLVMHIACCQLRLQPAEALAACTANAAAALGLHDRLGAIHIGHQADLTILDAPSLAMWFYTPGRARVRTVIKRGKVVLETR encoded by the coding sequence ATGACGCTGCTCGTCAATGACATCGGCACGCTCATCGCCGTCCCCCCCGGGCCGATTCCCGGTTCGCGCATGCGCAGCCTGCCCGAGCTGCGCGACGCCGCGCTGCTCATCGAAGACGGCCGCATCGCCTGGTTCGGCCCCGCCTCGCAGGCGCCGGCCGCCGACTCGTCGCTCTCCGCCGCCGGCGGACTGGTCATCCCCGGCCTGATCGACTGTCACACCCACGTCCCCTTCGCCGGCGACCGCAGCGGCGAATTCGTGCGGCGCGTCGCGGGCGAATCGTATCTCTCGATCCTGCAATCCGGCGGCGGAATCCGCGTGACGTCGGCCGCCGTGCGGGCCGCATCGCGCGATGAGCTGGTCGTGGAAAACCTGCCGCGCCTGCGGCGAATGCTGGCCGAGGGCGTGACGACTTGCGAGTGCAAGAGCGGTTACGGTTTGTTGCCCGAACACGAGATCAAGCAGCTCGAAGCCGTGCGCGAGCTGAATCAGCAGCAGCCGATCGAACTGGTTCCGACGCTGCTGGGCCTGCACTCGCTGCCGCCGGAGTTCGACGGGCGCGGCGATGATTACGTCGCACACATGAGCTCGCCCGCGCTGCTGGAACGAGTGTCACGCGAAAAGCTGGCTCGCTTCGCCGACGTCTTCTGCGACCGCGGCGCGTTCAACGTGGAGCAGTCGCGCCGGTTTCTGTCGGCCGCCGCGGCCGCCGGCCTGCGCGTCAAACTGCACGCCGACCAGCTCGCCCAGATCGGCGCGTCGCGCCTCGCCGCGGAGCTGCGAGCAGTTTCGGCGGATCACCTTGAAGAGATCGACGACCAGGGGATCGCAGGGCTTCAGTCCGCGGGCGTGATCCCGGTTGTGCTGCCGGGCTGCACGTTCTTTCTGGGTGTGCCGCACGCGCCGGCGCGAAAGCTGATCGACGCCGGCCTGCCGCTGGCGATCGCGACCGACTGCAACCCCGGCTCGGCCATGATCGAGTCGCTCACGCTCGTCATGCACATCGCCTGCTGCCAGTTACGCCTTCAACCGGCCGAAGCCCTCGCAGCCTGCACAGCGAACGCGGCGGCAGCGCTGGGATTGCACGACCGGCTCGGCGCGATTCATATCGGTCATCAGGCCGACCTGACCATCCTCGACGCGCCTTCGCTTGCGATGTGGTTCTACACCCCCGGCCGCGCCCGCGTCCGCACCGTGATCAAGCGCGGAAAGGTCGTCCTCGAAACCCGGTAG
- the hcnC gene encoding Hydrogen cyanide synthase subunit HcnC precursor, whose protein sequence is MTATNSANDALIIGGGVIGCSIAFRLARAGAHVVLIERARCGEESSWAGAGIVDPGSLVRGDPMAELRRMSVARFAGFVDEVRAAGGVDPEYIACGKLDLILDDNQEASAKRELAAQDEQPAAARGLAPRLKRLTTEQSLAAEPVLASPQARRAQQHLRELRGGLLDHHVVQVRNPRLMAALRAACIAAGVRIIENCAAAALRIDGDRVTGAEMANGVLTANTTILAAGAWSSQLHPHLAALTPVHPVRGQIVLLEQSPQPLRHVLYIGRHYLVGRADGRILVGSTVEPDSGFDKRNTAAGVGELLAVVQRATPGLRDATVVRTWAGLRPGTPDGRPYLGPVPGLSGLIAATGHYRNGVTLAPITAEVVEQIVTRGSAGINLSPFSPGRM, encoded by the coding sequence ATGACCGCTACGAACTCTGCCAACGACGCGCTCATCATCGGCGGCGGCGTCATCGGCTGCTCGATCGCCTTTCGCCTCGCGCGCGCCGGCGCCCATGTCGTCCTGATCGAACGCGCCCGATGCGGTGAAGAATCCTCCTGGGCCGGCGCCGGAATCGTCGACCCCGGCAGCCTCGTGCGCGGCGACCCGATGGCGGAACTGCGGCGGATGAGCGTGGCCCGCTTCGCCGGTTTCGTCGACGAAGTGCGCGCCGCGGGCGGCGTTGACCCGGAGTACATCGCCTGCGGCAAGCTCGACCTGATCCTGGACGATAACCAGGAGGCCTCCGCCAAACGCGAGCTGGCGGCGCAGGATGAACAGCCGGCGGCCGCGCGCGGCCTCGCGCCGCGCCTGAAGCGTTTGACTACTGAGCAGAGCCTTGCCGCCGAGCCGGTGCTCGCTTCCCCGCAGGCGCGTCGAGCGCAGCAACACCTGCGCGAACTGCGCGGCGGACTGCTCGACCACCATGTCGTTCAGGTCCGAAACCCGCGCCTGATGGCCGCATTGCGGGCGGCGTGCATCGCCGCGGGCGTGCGGATCATCGAAAACTGCGCCGCCGCCGCGCTGCGCATCGACGGCGATCGCGTCACCGGCGCTGAGATGGCCAACGGCGTGCTTACGGCGAACACGACCATTCTCGCCGCCGGCGCCTGGTCTTCGCAGCTTCACCCACACCTCGCCGCGCTGACGCCCGTTCATCCGGTGCGCGGGCAGATTGTGCTGCTTGAGCAGTCGCCGCAGCCCCTGCGGCACGTGCTCTACATCGGGCGGCACTACCTCGTCGGTCGCGCCGACGGGCGAATCCTGGTGGGCAGCACGGTCGAGCCGGATTCGGGATTCGACAAGCGGAACACGGCGGCGGGCGTAGGCGAACTGCTGGCGGTCGTGCAGCGCGCCACACCCGGCCTCCGCGACGCGACCGTGGTCCGCACCTGGGCCGGCCTGCGTCCCGGAACGCCCGACGGCCGGCCGTACCTGGGGCCCGTGCCCGGGCTGAGCGGCCTGATCGCCGCGACCGGCCACTACCGCAACGGCGTCACGCTCGCACCGATCACGGCGGAGGTAGTTGAACAGATCGTGACGCGCGGATCCGCGGGGATCAATCTGTCGCCGTTCTCTCCCGGAAGAATGTGA
- the rsbV_4 gene encoding Anti-sigma-B factor antagonist — translation MDTRSLMVTEQEGVTLVRFRDNSILDNDTIQRIGRELGELVDSGVQRMALDFRDVRFLSSQALGVLTTLRSRAEKAQARVVLAALRPEIVRVFKITNFAKMFSFFEDADAAVRHLAQ, via the coding sequence ATGGATACACGCAGCCTGATGGTCACGGAGCAGGAGGGCGTCACGCTCGTCCGCTTCCGCGACAACTCGATTCTCGACAACGACACAATTCAGCGCATCGGACGGGAACTGGGCGAGCTGGTGGATTCCGGCGTGCAGAGGATGGCGCTGGATTTCCGCGACGTCCGGTTTCTGTCGTCACAGGCGCTGGGGGTGCTGACCACGCTGCGCAGCCGGGCGGAGAAAGCGCAGGCCCGCGTGGTGCTGGCCGCGCTGCGGCCGGAAATCGTGCGGGTTTTCAAGATCACGAATTTCGCCAAGATGTTTTCGTTTTTTGAGGACGCCGATGCGGCGGTGAGACATCTGGCGCAGTAA
- a CDS encoding RNA polymerase sigma factor: MGEITQILAELRSGDFAARDRLVEIVYSHLRALAGSFLRRQPRAHTLQPTALVHEAFVRLVGHEDAKFNDRAHFFAACAAVMRNILADHARRRRAAKRGGGQRRPMTLLDTVAADGESPVDVIALDEALAQLAALNARHARVVECRVFSGMTVPEIAEALGVAERTVNTDWATARAWLGVRLSSGEMP; encoded by the coding sequence ATGGGCGAGATCACCCAAATCCTGGCTGAACTTCGGTCAGGAGACTTCGCCGCCCGGGATAGACTCGTGGAAATCGTATACTCCCACTTGCGCGCGCTGGCGGGAAGCTTCCTGCGGCGCCAGCCGCGCGCCCACACCCTGCAGCCGACGGCCCTGGTCCACGAGGCGTTCGTCCGACTGGTCGGACATGAGGACGCGAAATTCAACGACCGGGCGCATTTCTTCGCCGCGTGCGCCGCCGTCATGCGGAACATCCTGGCGGATCACGCACGCCGCCGCCGCGCCGCCAAGCGCGGCGGCGGCCAGCGCCGGCCGATGACCTTGCTCGACACCGTCGCGGCCGACGGCGAAAGCCCGGTCGACGTCATCGCGCTCGACGAGGCCCTCGCGCAGCTCGCGGCTCTGAACGCGCGTCACGCACGCGTCGTCGAGTGCCGTGTCTTTTCGGGAATGACCGTGCCGGAAATCGCCGAGGCGCTGGGCGTCGCGGAGCGCACCGTCAACACCGACTGGGCCACGGCGCGCGCCTGGCTCGGGGTCCGGTTATCGAGCGGCGAAATGCCATGA
- the pknA gene encoding Serine/threonine-protein kinase PknA, which produces MNPAQYELLSALFLEARQMRPDRRGEFLSQVAQREPGLITELNRMLTCDARPSAPLDALASGGGARALAGSLSQSDWTGADPSRLPALETPRQIGRYSIIRLIGEGGMGIVYEAQQDDPRRRVALKILRAGFGSERLVERFHREAQMLGRLHHRGIAQIYEAQTSPPVGEAPYFVMELIDGPPLSCFASDRKLTIRQRLELIAEIGDALAYAHAQGVVHRDLKPGNILVDTRSQPAGRTDDDPLASLETRLGGQPKILDFGVARCAEWQTLTEAESGRLVGTIPYMSPEQAGGGAIDARSDVYSLGVIAFELLAGRLPYDVAGKMPHEAARIIRDDEPLRLGVLDRRLRGDIEVIVAKALEKDAAGRYASAADLAADIRRHLLGRTIMARPASLPYRAWRIAGRRKALTAAAMVALAGAAMLTASVLTLSQRGLSPEGPPIAADAEIRSPTGMVTDVRYADAWLADHPTAEAYAFDRFFPSIDSADACLAGACVPVVLQLAGGTLTLSAFDAGGAPTCAIRDGSSFANLSDAYIEPGGVLVLEFNPPIRAFYGMFGSLEKGASVTERLYFRGALVGVSAGAKSRHSGNAQGHGFAALVPIDRIEITTNDSGDDGRGAMLGAFRFLRSGEPSLGTIRIPGYGSAYGDVVHLDFACVFEGL; this is translated from the coding sequence ATGAACCCGGCTCAGTACGAGCTTCTGTCGGCGTTGTTTCTGGAGGCGCGCCAGATGCGCCCCGACCGCCGCGGAGAGTTCCTCAGCCAGGTCGCGCAGCGCGAGCCGGGGCTGATTACGGAACTGAACCGGATGCTGACCTGCGACGCACGGCCGAGCGCGCCGTTGGATGCGCTCGCGTCAGGCGGCGGCGCCCGCGCGCTGGCCGGAAGCCTGTCGCAGTCCGATTGGACCGGCGCCGACCCCTCCCGGCTGCCCGCGCTCGAAACCCCTCGGCAAATCGGGCGCTACTCGATTATCCGGCTGATTGGCGAGGGCGGCATGGGCATCGTGTACGAAGCCCAGCAGGACGATCCCCGGAGGCGCGTGGCTCTGAAGATCCTCCGCGCGGGTTTCGGCTCGGAGCGTCTGGTTGAGCGCTTTCATCGCGAAGCGCAGATGCTCGGCCGCCTTCATCATCGCGGAATTGCCCAAATCTACGAAGCGCAGACTTCGCCCCCGGTCGGCGAGGCGCCCTATTTCGTCATGGAGCTGATCGACGGCCCGCCGCTGTCGTGCTTCGCATCCGACCGGAAGCTCACCATACGCCAGCGCCTTGAGCTGATTGCCGAGATCGGCGACGCACTCGCCTATGCCCACGCGCAGGGCGTCGTTCACCGCGACCTGAAGCCCGGCAACATTCTCGTCGACACGCGCTCCCAACCGGCCGGTCGCACCGACGATGACCCGCTCGCTTCACTCGAAACCCGCCTGGGCGGCCAGCCCAAAATCCTCGACTTCGGCGTCGCCCGCTGCGCCGAATGGCAGACCCTCACCGAGGCCGAATCCGGACGGCTGGTGGGGACGATCCCCTACATGAGCCCCGAGCAGGCCGGCGGCGGCGCGATCGACGCGCGCAGCGACGTTTATTCGCTCGGCGTCATCGCCTTCGAGCTTCTTGCCGGGCGCCTGCCGTACGATGTAGCCGGCAAAATGCCCCACGAAGCGGCGCGCATCATCCGCGACGACGAGCCCCTCCGGCTGGGAGTGCTCGACCGGCGGCTTCGCGGCGACATTGAGGTCATCGTCGCCAAGGCGCTCGAAAAAGACGCCGCCGGCCGCTACGCCTCCGCGGCCGATCTCGCCGCCGACATTCGCCGCCACCTGCTCGGCCGGACGATCATGGCACGCCCGGCGTCGTTGCCCTATCGAGCCTGGAGAATCGCCGGCCGTCGCAAGGCCCTGACCGCGGCGGCGATGGTGGCTCTGGCGGGCGCGGCGATGCTGACAGCGAGCGTTCTCACGCTGTCGCAGCGCGGGCTTTCGCCGGAGGGACCGCCCATCGCTGCGGACGCGGAGATCCGCTCGCCGACCGGCATGGTGACGGACGTGCGCTACGCCGATGCGTGGCTGGCCGACCACCCGACCGCCGAGGCGTACGCCTTTGACCGGTTTTTCCCAAGCATCGATTCGGCCGATGCCTGCCTCGCCGGCGCGTGCGTTCCGGTTGTTCTCCAATTGGCGGGTGGGACGCTCACGCTCAGCGCGTTCGACGCCGGCGGCGCCCCAACCTGCGCCATTCGCGACGGCTCGAGTTTCGCCAACCTGTCCGACGCCTACATTGAGCCGGGCGGCGTGCTCGTACTGGAGTTCAATCCCCCGATTCGCGCCTTCTACGGCATGTTCGGCTCACTTGAAAAAGGCGCCAGTGTGACGGAGAGACTCTACTTCCGCGGCGCGCTGGTCGGCGTCAGCGCCGGCGCGAAATCCCGACATTCGGGCAATGCGCAGGGGCACGGCTTCGCCGCCCTGGTCCCCATAGACCGAATCGAAATCACCACCAACGATTCTGGTGACGATGGCCGTGGCGCGATGCTCGGCGCGTTTCGATTCTTGCGATCCGGCGAACCCTCGCTGGGCACGATCCGCATCCCGGGCTACGGCAGCGCCTACGGGGACGTGGTTCACCTCGACTTCGCCTGCGTTTTCGAAGGACTGTAG
- a CDS encoding putative GTP cyclohydrolase 1 type 2 — translation MKKKAARRIGSSTAPARTDAAVADLEAALNRIAPFKLAAEWDNVGLLAGRPEWPARRILLAIDLTDAVAREAIRTETDALVLYHPPIFKGIRSVTPRAECPTTLLPDLLAGRVALLAVHTAMDAAVGGTNDVLLDAFDPAERLPLTPAVERESEYKLVVFVPPAGVERLRAALAAAGAGRIGHYDECSFELAGRGSFRGDETTNPTIGQRGRLEHVAEIRLEMILPKSRLGGVVRCLYANHPYEEPAFDLYPLAGIPGRGQVGMGRIGRLARPRRGDKLLLALSKRVDLSAATVVGDLNRTFGSVTTAAGAFGVSFFTDPHSLVLTGEFKHHDALELLKRGVCAVCLGHYTSERPVLDAVRARLTADLSGAEVRIAKADAPPLRPLPTSIFR, via the coding sequence ATGAAGAAAAAAGCCGCCCGACGAATCGGCTCATCAACGGCCCCGGCCCGAACGGACGCCGCGGTCGCCGACCTTGAAGCCGCGCTGAATCGCATCGCTCCTTTCAAGCTCGCCGCCGAATGGGACAACGTCGGCTTGCTCGCCGGACGGCCCGAGTGGCCGGCGCGACGGATTCTGCTGGCGATCGATCTGACCGACGCCGTCGCCCGCGAAGCGATTCGGACGGAAACTGACGCGCTCGTGCTCTATCATCCGCCCATCTTCAAGGGAATCCGCAGCGTCACGCCGCGGGCCGAGTGTCCGACCACGCTGCTGCCCGATCTGCTGGCCGGCCGCGTGGCGCTGCTGGCGGTGCACACCGCCATGGACGCGGCCGTCGGCGGAACGAATGACGTGCTGCTGGATGCGTTCGACCCGGCCGAGCGGCTCCCGCTGACGCCGGCGGTCGAGCGCGAAAGCGAATACAAGCTGGTTGTGTTCGTGCCGCCGGCCGGCGTCGAAAGGCTGCGAGCCGCACTGGCCGCGGCGGGGGCCGGCCGCATCGGCCACTACGACGAATGCAGCTTCGAACTCGCCGGGCGCGGCAGCTTTCGCGGCGACGAGACCACGAATCCCACGATTGGCCAGCGCGGCCGGCTGGAGCACGTGGCAGAAATTCGCCTGGAGATGATCCTGCCGAAGTCGCGGCTCGGCGGCGTCGTGCGTTGCCTCTATGCGAATCACCCGTACGAGGAGCCCGCGTTTGATCTCTATCCGCTCGCGGGAATCCCCGGGCGCGGGCAGGTCGGGATGGGGCGCATCGGACGGCTCGCCCGGCCGCGGCGCGGCGACAAGCTGCTGCTGGCGCTCTCCAAGCGGGTCGACCTTTCAGCGGCGACCGTGGTTGGAGATTTGAACCGGACGTTTGGCTCCGTGACGACGGCCGCCGGGGCGTTCGGCGTATCGTTCTTCACCGACCCGCATTCGCTCGTGCTGACGGGCGAATTCAAGCACCACGACGCCCTGGAGTTGCTCAAGCGCGGCGTCTGCGCGGTCTGCCTGGGGCACTACACCAGCGAACGACCCGTGCTGGATGCCGTTCGGGCCCGGCTGACGGCCGACCTGTCCGGGGCGGAGGTGCGCATCGCCAAAGCCGATGCGCCGCCTCTGCGTCCGCTCCCGACGTCGATTTTTCGCTGA